A genome region from Tolypothrix sp. PCC 7712 includes the following:
- a CDS encoding AAA family ATPase — protein MITIPGYEIFEKIHESTETVVYRGNKQQKQQPVIIKLLNSDYPTLEEITHLRHEYKVLKDITSERVVKAYNLENYHHSLALILEDFGGQSLSQVILSSQLNICECLQIAIALAETLIDLEQVAIIHKDIKPSNIIINVATGQVKLTDFGLSSRLFLEKPSISNPNLLEGTLAYMAPEQTGRMNRSIDYRSDFYSLGVTLYEMLTGKLPFTTQDPLELVHCHIAKQPIPPHVHKQIPQAVSDIVMKLLAKNAEERYQSAEGLKFDLETCLQQLQTTGEIENLILGQRDRGSQLLIPQKLYGREQEVAMLMDAFSRASQGATEMMLVSGYSGIGKTSIVNEVHKPIVAARGYFITGKFDQFKRDIPYAALIQAFQELIRQLLTENEQQIAIWKHKLLVALGSNGKVLIDVIPEVELIIGSQPDVPQLGGTESENRFNRVFQQFVNVFCQLEHPLVMFLDDLQWADSASLKLISLLMTDDSSRYLFFIGAYRDNEVNPTHRLIQTLQKIRQTDTVVHNITVKPLLLTHVQQLVADTLSGATTTNKFELLAELVFNKTQGNPFFLTQLLKSLYSENLLVYQVAINNWHWDIEQIQAVGITDYNIVELIARNIRKLPPATQEVLQLAACIGNQFNLEVLATVNESSEMIAANHLWSALQAGLILPLSSNYKIPLAFTETESDSLLANNLKINYKFLHDRVQQAAYSLIPEQDRKTTHLKIGQLLLKNSTPASQKDNIFALVNQLNFGIDLLTTQSQKHELAQLNLIAGQKAKAATAYEAAVKYLNISLQLIHPHGWENQCTWILQLYIETAEAEYLNTNLEQALFLCNLAIKEVNNLLDSLKFYQVKLKIYLAKSEINTVLELGQNILAMLGIYLVESPPENLNIEHLASLSPMNNPYKLAAMEILILLFAPACFAESPIALPILYTMVELSRQYGNCLPSIPAYAIYGSLVAWLIPNINLADQMAQLALKISEQLNAKQFKYQAFLTINICILFKKNHIKTTIDNLYEIIASGLEVGDIEFACHAANFYCSHNFFVGNHLEFVAKIQTDYINFINKLEQQHPLYLTKICAQAVDNLLNQSLVKTQLIGEIINEEEVLPYLMSIKNLMSLFDVYFYKLFLCYLFEDYKNSIEYARIAADYARYVQSNVSFTLHNWFYSLALLAEYSNNLASKIKQENELQDYWRQVDKNQQIMQYWAEHAPMNYQHKYELVEAEKARVLGQTQAAMELYDCAIAGAKENSYIQDEALAYELAAKFYLALGRREIAQTYMTKAHYAYICWGAIAKVKDLESKYPQLILVSKKDARLDKKNIAHVSTTSSNSEVLDATTIIKASQTLASEIILDNLLKKLMTIVIENAGAQTGFLILKQQEQLCIVAHGTVDNSVVVCQSVLSETSQQLPNFLINYVVRTREDVILIDATQEGRFTQDAYVIAKQPKSILCTPIIHQGELFGLLYLENNLAVGAFTSERLEVLKILASQAAISIKNAQLYQNLTQEIKERQQAEEALRESEKKLTQLLEAVPIGIFVIDNQGKPYYANQTAQKILGKGIVGNSKTNQLAHIYQAYVQGTEKLYPTEKQPIVRALNGESMIIDDMELHLGNKIIPLEVLATPIFDHKGQIIYAIAAFQDITQRKQAEAERTQFTQELALKNTALQQATAQLAESNRNLETKVQERTKELSQTLEILKATQAELVIENALLRSAEQTFTYEYQVGGSLPIDAPTYVVRQADRYLYKALKQGEYCYIFNARQMGKSSLRVQIVKRLQSEGFACAAIDISEIGNRQLTMEQWYAGFIYILANSLNLLDQVNIRTWWREYDFLSPVQRFSNFIDEIVLENLPQNNIVIFIDEIDSVSNLNFEIDDFFVLLRNFYNKRADFPKYKRLTFVFLGVANPSQLIQDKKRTPFNIGQAIQLNGFQLHEAQPLLQGLAERVGNAQNVLKEVLAWTGGQPFLTQKLCKLIRNSSASIPQGSEADCIDNLVQTQVIENWEAQDEPEHLKTIRDRLLNLESDIVPILKLYQAILHQQEVTAVDSPEEKELLLSGLVVKQQGKLRVHNRIYEFVFDGDWIEQLLYKYQ, from the coding sequence ATGATTACTATACCGGGATATGAAATTTTTGAAAAAATTCATGAAAGTACGGAAACAGTTGTTTACCGAGGCAATAAACAACAGAAACAACAGCCAGTAATCATTAAGCTGCTCAACTCTGACTATCCTACATTAGAAGAAATTACTCATTTACGGCATGAATATAAAGTTCTCAAAGATATTACCAGCGAGCGAGTTGTTAAAGCTTATAATTTAGAAAATTACCATCATAGTTTGGCACTGATTTTAGAAGATTTTGGTGGTCAGTCTTTAAGCCAAGTTATCCTCTCTAGCCAATTAAACATTTGTGAGTGTTTGCAGATAGCGATCGCTCTGGCAGAAACATTAATTGATTTAGAGCAAGTCGCAATTATTCATAAAGATATTAAACCTAGCAATATCATTATCAATGTTGCAACTGGACAGGTAAAATTAACTGATTTCGGTTTGTCTTCACGGCTATTTTTAGAGAAACCAAGTATCAGTAACCCTAACTTATTAGAAGGTACTTTGGCTTATATGGCACCTGAACAAACCGGGAGGATGAATCGCTCAATTGACTATCGTAGCGATTTTTACTCTTTAGGAGTAACTTTATATGAAATGCTGACAGGGAAACTGCCATTTACAACCCAAGATCCCCTAGAGTTAGTTCACTGTCACATAGCCAAACAACCCATACCACCTCACGTCCACAAGCAGATTCCTCAAGCCGTTTCTGATATTGTCATGAAACTGTTAGCTAAAAACGCTGAAGAACGATATCAAAGTGCTGAGGGACTAAAATTCGATTTAGAAACTTGCCTACAACAGCTGCAAACTACAGGAGAGATTGAAAATTTGATTCTCGGTCAACGCGATCGCGGTAGTCAACTTTTAATCCCACAAAAGCTTTATGGTAGAGAACAAGAAGTTGCTATGCTGATGGATGCTTTCTCACGAGCTAGTCAGGGAGCAACAGAAATGATGCTAGTTTCCGGTTATTCAGGTATTGGTAAAACTTCCATTGTCAATGAAGTTCACAAACCTATTGTTGCCGCTAGAGGATATTTTATTACAGGTAAATTTGACCAGTTTAAACGGGATATTCCCTATGCTGCTTTAATTCAAGCTTTCCAAGAATTAATTCGTCAGTTATTAACAGAGAATGAGCAGCAGATTGCTATTTGGAAACACAAACTATTAGTAGCTTTAGGTTCTAACGGTAAAGTCCTCATTGATGTAATTCCAGAAGTAGAGTTAATTATTGGCTCACAACCTGATGTTCCCCAGCTAGGCGGTACTGAATCTGAAAATCGATTTAACCGTGTTTTTCAACAATTTGTCAATGTTTTCTGCCAGCTTGAACATCCATTAGTCATGTTTTTAGATGACTTACAATGGGCAGATTCTGCATCTTTGAAATTAATTAGCTTGTTGATGACAGATGATAGTAGCCGATATTTATTCTTCATTGGTGCCTACCGAGATAACGAAGTCAACCCTACTCACCGATTAATACAAACGCTACAAAAGATCCGCCAAACAGATACTGTGGTGCATAATATCACCGTAAAACCTCTGTTACTCACCCATGTCCAACAATTAGTAGCAGATACACTATCTGGTGCGACTACTACTAACAAATTTGAGTTATTAGCCGAGTTAGTATTCAATAAAACTCAAGGTAATCCCTTTTTCTTAACTCAGTTACTGAAAAGCTTATATAGCGAAAATCTGCTAGTTTATCAGGTAGCTATCAATAACTGGCATTGGGACATTGAACAAATTCAAGCTGTTGGTATTACTGACTACAATATTGTTGAATTAATTGCGAGAAATATCCGCAAATTGCCACCAGCAACACAGGAAGTTTTACAGTTAGCAGCCTGTATTGGCAACCAATTTAACCTAGAAGTTTTAGCAACTGTAAATGAAAGCTCAGAGATGATCGCAGCTAATCATTTGTGGAGTGCTTTGCAAGCTGGTCTAATTTTGCCTTTATCTTCAAATTACAAAATTCCTCTCGCATTTACCGAGACAGAATCAGATAGTTTGCTAGCTAATAATCTCAAAATTAACTATAAATTTTTACATGACCGGGTGCAACAAGCAGCTTACTCTCTAATTCCCGAACAAGATAGAAAAACTACTCATTTAAAAATTGGTCAACTTTTACTAAAAAATAGTACACCAGCAAGCCAAAAAGATAATATCTTTGCCTTAGTTAACCAACTGAACTTTGGAATTGACTTACTAACAACGCAAAGCCAAAAGCATGAATTAGCCCAATTAAATCTAATAGCTGGTCAAAAGGCTAAAGCCGCTACAGCTTACGAAGCTGCTGTTAAATACTTGAATATTAGTCTGCAACTAATACATCCTCATGGTTGGGAAAATCAATGTACATGGATTTTACAATTATATATAGAGACAGCAGAAGCAGAATATCTCAATACTAATTTAGAACAAGCATTATTTTTATGTAATTTAGCTATCAAAGAAGTTAATAATCTCTTAGATAGTTTGAAATTTTACCAAGTAAAACTTAAAATTTATTTAGCTAAAAGTGAGATTAATACCGTTTTAGAGCTTGGGCAAAATATTTTAGCAATGCTAGGGATTTATCTAGTGGAATCTCCGCCAGAAAACCTTAATATTGAGCATTTGGCCAGCCTATCACCCATGAATAATCCCTACAAACTAGCAGCAATGGAGATTTTAATTCTTCTATTTGCTCCTGCTTGTTTTGCGGAAAGTCCGATAGCATTACCAATCCTGTATACAATGGTTGAGCTTTCTCGTCAATATGGAAATTGCCTACCATCGATTCCTGCTTATGCAATTTACGGTTCACTTGTAGCTTGGTTAATACCAAATATTAATTTGGCTGATCAAATGGCTCAGTTAGCTTTAAAAATATCAGAGCAATTAAATGCTAAACAATTTAAATATCAAGCCTTTCTTACGATTAATATTTGTATCCTTTTCAAAAAAAATCATATTAAAACAACTATAGATAATTTATATGAAATAATTGCAAGTGGGCTAGAGGTTGGCGATATTGAGTTTGCTTGTCATGCAGCAAACTTTTACTGTTCTCATAACTTCTTTGTAGGGAACCATTTAGAATTCGTTGCTAAAATCCAGACAGATTATATTAATTTTATCAATAAACTTGAACAACAACATCCACTTTATCTCACTAAAATATGCGCTCAGGCAGTAGATAATTTACTCAATCAATCTCTAGTTAAAACTCAATTAATTGGTGAAATTATCAACGAAGAAGAAGTTTTGCCTTATTTGATGTCAATTAAAAACTTGATGTCGTTATTTGATGTTTATTTTTATAAATTATTTCTTTGCTATCTTTTTGAAGACTATAAAAATTCTATAGAATATGCCAGAATTGCGGCAGATTATGCTCGTTATGTCCAAAGCAATGTTAGTTTTACGTTGCATAACTGGTTTTATTCTCTAGCATTGTTGGCTGAATATAGTAATAATTTAGCATCCAAAATTAAACAAGAGAATGAATTACAAGATTACTGGCGGCAAGTAGATAAAAATCAACAAATCATGCAATACTGGGCTGAACATGCTCCCATGAATTATCAACATAAATATGAATTAGTGGAGGCAGAAAAGGCAAGAGTATTGGGACAAACACAGGCTGCTATGGAACTATATGATTGTGCTATAGCTGGCGCTAAAGAAAATAGTTATATCCAAGATGAAGCACTAGCTTATGAATTGGCTGCAAAGTTTTACTTAGCTTTGGGACGGCGTGAAATTGCACAAACTTATATGACCAAAGCACACTATGCTTATATTTGCTGGGGAGCAATTGCCAAAGTCAAAGATTTAGAATCTAAATATCCGCAGCTAATTTTAGTATCAAAAAAAGATGCAAGATTAGATAAAAAAAATATTGCTCATGTTTCTACCACCAGCAGTAATTCAGAAGTATTAGATGCGACAACAATTATTAAAGCTTCTCAAACTCTTGCTAGTGAAATTATTTTAGATAATTTACTCAAAAAATTAATGACTATTGTCATTGAGAATGCTGGCGCTCAAACGGGGTTTTTAATTTTAAAGCAACAAGAACAGCTATGTATTGTGGCCCATGGTACTGTAGATAATTCAGTAGTAGTGTGCCAATCAGTCTTATCTGAAACCAGCCAACAGCTACCTAATTTTTTAATTAATTATGTAGTCAGAACGAGAGAAGATGTAATTTTAATTGATGCTACTCAAGAGGGGAGATTTACTCAAGATGCTTATGTGATTGCCAAGCAACCTAAATCTATATTATGTACCCCCATTATTCACCAAGGTGAGCTTTTTGGGCTACTTTACTTAGAAAATAATCTTGCTGTTGGTGCTTTCACATCAGAGAGATTAGAAGTTTTGAAAATTTTAGCTTCTCAAGCAGCAATTTCCATTAAGAATGCTCAACTTTATCAAAATTTGACGCAAGAAATCAAAGAACGCCAACAAGCAGAAGAAGCATTACGTGAAAGTGAGAAAAAGTTAACGCAACTGTTGGAAGCTGTACCCATTGGTATATTTGTTATAGATAACCAAGGAAAACCCTACTATGCTAATCAAACTGCACAAAAAATTTTAGGTAAGGGAATTGTTGGTAATTCTAAAACTAATCAATTAGCCCACATATATCAAGCTTACGTACAGGGAACAGAAAAGCTTTACCCTACCGAAAAGCAACCCATTGTCAGAGCTTTAAACGGTGAAAGTATGATTATTGATGATATGGAATTGCATCTAGGGAATAAAATTATTCCTTTGGAAGTGTTAGCAACACCCATTTTCGATCATAAAGGTCAAATTATTTATGCGATCGCAGCTTTTCAAGATATCACCCAACGTAAGCAAGCAGAAGCAGAGCGAACTCAGTTTACCCAAGAACTTGCTCTCAAAAATACAGCTTTGCAGCAAGCAACAGCGCAATTAGCTGAGTCTAACCGCAATTTAGAAACAAAAGTTCAAGAGCGAACTAAGGAGTTAAGCCAAACTTTAGAAATTCTCAAAGCCACGCAAGCTGAATTAGTGATTGAAAATGCTTTATTAAGAAGTGCAGAACAAACTTTCACTTATGAATATCAGGTAGGGGGAAGTTTACCAATAGATGCACCTACTTATGTAGTACGCCAGGCAGATAGATATCTTTATAAAGCATTGAAGCAAGGAGAGTATTGTTACATATTTAATGCTCGACAAATGGGCAAGTCTAGCTTGCGAGTACAAATCGTGAAAAGGCTACAATCCGAAGGCTTCGCCTGTGCTGCTATTGATATTTCCGAAATTGGCAATCGGCAGCTAACTATGGAACAATGGTATGCAGGTTTCATTTATATATTAGCCAATAGTTTAAATCTGCTCGATCAAGTTAATATTCGTACTTGGTGGCGCGAGTATGACTTTTTATCGCCTGTGCAACGTTTTAGTAACTTTATAGATGAAATAGTTTTAGAAAATCTTCCGCAAAATAATATTGTAATTTTTATCGATGAGATTGATAGCGTTAGCAATCTTAACTTTGAAATAGATGACTTTTTTGTCCTCCTCCGCAATTTTTATAACAAACGCGCTGACTTCCCCAAATATAAACGGCTCACTTTTGTTTTTTTGGGAGTAGCAAATCCCTCGCAATTAATTCAAGATAAAAAACGCACACCTTTTAATATTGGTCAAGCTATCCAATTGAATGGCTTTCAATTGCACGAAGCCCAACCATTATTACAAGGATTAGCTGAAAGAGTCGGTAATGCTCAGAATGTCCTAAAGGAAGTATTAGCCTGGACTGGTGGACAACCTTTCCTCACCCAAAAACTGTGTAAACTCATTCGTAATTCCTCCGCAAGCATTCCTCAAGGTAGTGAAGCCGATTGCATAGACAACTTAGTGCAAACACAGGTAATAGAAAATTGGGAAGCTCAAGACGAACCTGAGCATTTAAAAACTATACGCGATCGCCTCCTGAATCTGGAATCTGATATTGTTCCGATATTAAAGCTATATCAGGCAATTTTGCATCAACAAGAGGTAACTGCGGTTGATAGCCCAGAAGAAAAGGAATTACTGTTGTCAGGTTTGGTAGTCAAGCAGCAGGGTAAATTAAGAGTCCATAACCGGATTTACGAATTTGTATTTGATGGCGATTGGATTGAGCAGCTGCTTTACAAATATCAGTAG